The Phycisphaeraceae bacterium genome has a window encoding:
- a CDS encoding ABC transporter permease, producing MRRRWTEFIPPWLAPLVALGLLVAFTATFSDAFLRPENLINILRQWSFVGIIAIGMTFVITLGGIDLSVGSLVALVGGLGIVTLNSMIGAPETVALWEETLKARQEGLFEPFNAPSRFTAWWAGVWMMLGVGGSEAWSVAAAFIVMLLAGTLAGLFNGVLVAKGKLAPFIATLGGLAAFRSLSLAMADGGEYRSASRELFGAIGQGGIPIPGTNIAPNAPEPVPLLVPWPVLVFAAAAIVGWVVLNRTRYGRYVTAIGCNERAAVYSAITVSRVKWLTYTLVGFCTGLAGLLLASRMNSVSSAQTGIMYELDVIAAVVIGGTRMRGGSGTIFGTIVGVLILGVIGNMLNMLQVSVYLQGLVKGTIIIVAVLAQRAERN from the coding sequence ATCCGGCGCAGGTGGACGGAGTTCATCCCCCCGTGGCTCGCCCCGCTGGTCGCGCTGGGGCTGCTGGTGGCGTTCACGGCCACGTTCAGCGACGCCTTCCTGCGTCCCGAGAACCTGATCAACATCCTGCGTCAGTGGTCGTTCGTCGGCATCATCGCCATTGGCATGACGTTCGTCATCACCCTGGGCGGGATCGATCTCTCGGTTGGCTCGCTGGTGGCGCTGGTGGGGGGGCTGGGGATCGTCACGCTCAACTCGATGATCGGCGCTCCGGAGACCGTCGCGCTGTGGGAGGAGACGCTCAAGGCCCGCCAGGAGGGGTTGTTCGAGCCGTTCAACGCGCCATCGAGGTTCACCGCGTGGTGGGCGGGCGTGTGGATGATGCTGGGCGTGGGCGGCAGCGAGGCGTGGAGCGTGGCGGCGGCCTTCATCGTCATGCTGCTCGCCGGCACCCTGGCCGGACTGTTCAACGGCGTTCTGGTCGCCAAGGGGAAACTCGCGCCGTTCATCGCCACGCTGGGCGGGTTGGCCGCGTTCAGGTCGCTGTCGCTGGCGATGGCGGACGGGGGCGAGTACCGCTCCGCCAGCCGGGAACTGTTCGGCGCCATCGGACAGGGGGGGATCCCGATTCCGGGCACGAACATCGCCCCCAACGCTCCGGAGCCCGTGCCTCTGCTCGTCCCCTGGCCGGTTCTGGTTTTCGCGGCGGCGGCCATCGTTGGCTGGGTGGTGCTCAACCGCACGCGGTACGGGCGGTACGTCACGGCGATCGGCTGCAACGAGCGGGCGGCGGTCTACTCCGCCATCACCGTGTCGCGGGTGAAGTGGCTGACCTACACGCTCGTCGGCTTCTGCACCGGGCTGGCGGGCCTGCTGCTGGCGTCACGCATGAACTCCGTCTCCAGCGCCCAGACCGGCATCATGTACGAACTGGACGTGATTGCGGCGGTGGTGATCGGCGGCACGCGCATGCGGGGCGGCTCGGGCACCATCTTCGGCACCATCGTGGGGGTGCTGATTCTGGGCGTCATTGGTAACATGCTCAACATGCTGCAGGTGAGCGTGTACCTGCAGGGGCTCGTCAAGGGCACGATCATCATCGTCGCGGTGCTGGCGCAGCGCGCCGAGAGGAACTGA
- a CDS encoding ABC transporter substrate-binding protein, producing the protein MRRLTSILASLGAAALLALPMARSTEPVPAPTPEPGAQPARVRIGVSVPAADHGWTAGIGWWAQQVMRMYPDIEWVYATAQNPEKQIADIEDMMARGVTGLVVLATESAPITPVAKKAKQRGIYIVNVDRGFLEPVADIFLEGDNKAFGRRSAEYMVERLGGKGQIVILRGIPSTVDTDRYEAAMAVFNRYPDIKVLAAQPGMWNQQKALEVMQSYLAQFKKIDAVWASDDDMALGCERAIREAGRANEMWILGGAGMKDIVKRVMEKDPLYPADITYPPSMIGAGIHLCVASLRDGKQKQVSQFMPKHLILDVELITPENAKEYYFPNSVY; encoded by the coding sequence ATGCGACGGCTGACCTCGATTCTCGCTTCATTGGGCGCGGCGGCCCTGCTGGCCCTGCCGATGGCCCGCTCCACCGAGCCGGTTCCGGCCCCCACGCCCGAGCCAGGCGCTCAGCCCGCCAGAGTTCGCATCGGCGTGTCGGTGCCAGCCGCCGATCACGGGTGGACGGCGGGCATCGGCTGGTGGGCGCAGCAGGTGATGCGGATGTACCCGGATATCGAATGGGTCTACGCCACGGCGCAGAATCCTGAGAAGCAGATCGCCGACATCGAGGACATGATGGCCCGCGGCGTGACGGGTCTTGTCGTGCTGGCCACGGAGAGCGCTCCGATCACCCCGGTGGCCAAGAAGGCCAAACAGCGCGGGATCTACATTGTCAACGTCGATCGCGGCTTCCTCGAGCCCGTGGCCGACATCTTTCTCGAAGGCGACAACAAGGCCTTCGGACGCCGGAGCGCGGAGTACATGGTCGAACGACTGGGAGGCAAGGGGCAGATCGTGATTCTGCGGGGCATCCCCAGCACCGTGGACACCGATCGCTACGAGGCGGCCATGGCCGTCTTCAACAGGTACCCCGACATCAAGGTGCTCGCGGCGCAGCCCGGCATGTGGAACCAGCAGAAGGCGCTGGAAGTCATGCAGTCATACCTGGCCCAGTTCAAGAAGATCGACGCCGTGTGGGCGAGCGATGACGACATGGCGCTCGGCTGCGAACGGGCCATCCGCGAGGCGGGACGCGCCAACGAAATGTGGATTCTCGGCGGCGCGGGGATGAAGGACATCGTCAAGCGCGTCATGGAGAAGGATCCCCTGTACCCCGCGGACATCACCTATCCGCCCTCCATGATCGGCGCCGGCATTCACCTGTGCGTGGCGTCGCTGCGCGACGGCAAGCAGAAACAGGTGAGTCAGTTCATGCCCAAGCACCTGATTCTCGATGTCGAGCTCATCACGCCGGAGAACGCGAAGGAGTACTATTTCCCCAACTCGGTGTATTGA
- a CDS encoding amidohydrolase family protein, translated as MTLSLLVSLVAVAALAEPAAAVDDGPPRAYINATIIPIAGPEIEKGTLVVDDGKILAVGPSDQVVIPAGAQRIDAGGRVIMPGLVCTHSHIGGIGGADGSRPIQPDVRIYDSINVRDPGFKRALAGGLTTLNIMPGSGHLMSGQTVYVKLREADTIDDLFYLDAEGQPMGGMKMANGTNPMRSAPWPGTRGKAAALVRETFVKAQEYRDKVARAGGDPAKMPPRDIGMEALVEVLEGARIVHHHTHRHDDIMTVLRLSKEFGFRVVLHHVSEGWKVAEEIAAAGAPCSIILVDSPGGKLEAINLIFETGGVLEKAGVSVAFHTDDWITDSRVFRRMAALGVRAGMSREAALRALTIEGAKMLDLGDRIGTLEPGKDADFIILSGDPLSVYSMVLETYVEGVKVFDRSDPKDHLYAVGGKGAGNDREYYLCCQQLKDGESDQ; from the coding sequence ATGACGTTGTCACTTCTGGTTTCTCTCGTCGCAGTCGCTGCGCTGGCCGAACCTGCGGCAGCCGTCGATGACGGCCCGCCGCGGGCGTACATCAACGCCACCATCATTCCGATCGCCGGACCGGAGATCGAGAAGGGCACGCTGGTGGTGGATGACGGCAAGATTCTCGCCGTGGGTCCGTCGGATCAGGTGGTGATTCCGGCCGGCGCCCAGCGGATTGACGCCGGGGGCCGCGTCATCATGCCGGGACTGGTGTGTACGCACAGCCACATCGGGGGCATCGGCGGGGCGGATGGATCGCGGCCCATTCAGCCGGATGTGCGCATTTACGACTCCATCAATGTGCGCGACCCCGGTTTCAAGCGGGCCCTGGCGGGTGGTCTGACCACCCTGAACATCATGCCCGGCTCCGGGCACCTGATGAGCGGGCAGACCGTGTACGTGAAACTGCGCGAGGCCGACACCATCGACGACCTGTTCTACCTGGATGCCGAGGGCCAGCCGATGGGCGGCATGAAGATGGCCAACGGCACCAACCCCATGCGCAGCGCCCCCTGGCCGGGCACGCGGGGCAAGGCCGCCGCGCTCGTGCGCGAAACGTTCGTCAAGGCCCAGGAATACCGCGACAAGGTGGCTCGCGCGGGGGGCGATCCCGCCAAGATGCCGCCGCGCGACATCGGCATGGAGGCGCTGGTCGAGGTGCTGGAAGGCGCCCGCATCGTCCACCACCACACGCACCGGCACGATGACATCATGACGGTGCTGCGGCTGTCGAAGGAGTTCGGCTTCCGCGTGGTGCTGCACCACGTGAGCGAGGGATGGAAGGTGGCCGAGGAGATCGCCGCCGCGGGCGCGCCCTGCTCGATCATCCTGGTTGATTCACCGGGCGGCAAACTCGAGGCGATCAACCTGATCTTCGAGACGGGCGGCGTGCTGGAGAAGGCGGGGGTGTCGGTGGCGTTCCACACCGACGACTGGATCACCGATTCGCGCGTCTTCCGCCGCATGGCCGCTCTCGGCGTGCGGGCCGGCATGTCGCGCGAGGCGGCGCTCAGGGCGCTCACGATCGAAGGGGCGAAGATGCTCGACCTGGGCGACCGGATCGGTACGCTCGAGCCGGGCAAGGACGCGGACTTCATCATCCTCAGCGGCGACCCGCTGAGCGTCTACTCGATGGTGCTGGAGACGTACGTGGAGGGCGTCAAGGTCTTTGACCGAAGCGACCCGAAGGATCACCTGTACGCCGTGGGCGGCAAGGGCGCCGGCAACGACCGCGAGTACTACCTGTGCTGTCAGCAGCTCAAGGATGGGGAGTCGGACCAATGA
- a CDS encoding amidohydrolase family protein — protein sequence MQGGIRRLVRGAAAIGVCLVSLHAGAQIAVRGGTVHTMDGPAIKDGVVIIRDGRIAQVGPASQVRVPQGYRVIEAAVVTPGLIDARSVVGLAGQFNYEHDQDQLESSSPIQPDLRASDAYNAQERLIEWLRSFGVTAIHTGHAPGELISGQTIIVKLTGETMEQALVRDGAMVAATLGESARKQGSSSPGTRGKMMAMLRAELIKAREYVQKRERGETPDADDADDKNEGDDRRPGRGGGRDLKLEVLASVLQRERPMLITAHRAQDIMNAIRLAQEFQFNLVLDGCAEAHLLLDEIKASGYPVLLHPTMQRATGEAENLSMETAAKLRAAGIPFAIQGGYESYVPKTRCVLFEAALAMAHGLAHEHALAAITIDAARILGLADRVGSITAGKDADLALYDGDPFEYTTHCIGVLINGQVVSEAKR from the coding sequence ATGCAAGGCGGGATTCGTCGATTGGTTCGAGGCGCCGCCGCGATCGGGGTGTGCCTCGTCTCCCTTCATGCCGGGGCGCAGATCGCCGTCCGGGGCGGCACGGTCCACACCATGGACGGGCCCGCGATCAAGGACGGCGTCGTCATCATCCGCGACGGCAGGATCGCCCAAGTCGGTCCGGCCTCGCAGGTGCGCGTGCCCCAGGGGTACCGCGTCATCGAGGCGGCGGTGGTGACGCCCGGACTGATAGACGCGCGGTCGGTGGTTGGGCTGGCGGGTCAGTTCAACTACGAGCATGACCAGGACCAGTTGGAGTCATCGTCGCCGATTCAGCCCGACCTGCGGGCCAGCGACGCCTACAACGCGCAGGAACGATTGATCGAATGGCTGCGGTCGTTCGGCGTGACGGCCATTCACACCGGGCACGCGCCTGGCGAACTGATTTCCGGACAGACGATCATCGTGAAACTCACCGGGGAGACGATGGAGCAGGCATTGGTGCGCGACGGCGCCATGGTCGCCGCCACGCTGGGCGAGAGCGCCCGCAAGCAGGGAAGCAGCTCGCCCGGTACGCGCGGCAAGATGATGGCCATGCTCCGCGCCGAACTCATCAAGGCCCGCGAATACGTGCAGAAACGCGAGCGAGGCGAAACGCCTGACGCCGATGACGCGGACGACAAGAACGAGGGGGACGACCGCAGACCCGGCCGGGGCGGCGGGCGCGACCTGAAGCTGGAGGTGCTGGCCTCGGTACTCCAGCGTGAGCGCCCCATGCTCATCACCGCGCACCGGGCGCAGGACATCATGAACGCCATCCGGCTGGCGCAGGAGTTTCAGTTCAATCTCGTGCTCGACGGCTGCGCCGAGGCCCACCTGCTCCTTGATGAGATCAAGGCCTCCGGATATCCCGTGCTGCTGCACCCGACCATGCAGCGGGCCACTGGCGAAGCCGAGAACCTGAGCATGGAAACGGCGGCGAAGCTCCGCGCCGCGGGCATCCCCTTCGCCATCCAGGGCGGCTACGAGAGTTACGTGCCCAAGACGCGGTGCGTGCTCTTCGAGGCGGCGCTGGCGATGGCCCACGGGCTGGCCCATGAGCACGCGCTGGCGGCGATCACCATCGACGCCGCGCGCATCCTCGGGCTGGCCGATCGCGTCGGCTCGATCACCGCGGGCAAGGACGCCGACCTGGCGCTCTACGACGGTGACCCCTTCGAGTACACCACGCACTGCATCGGGGTGCTCATCAACGGCCAGGTGGTCAGTGAGGCGAAGCGGTAG
- a CDS encoding ShlB/FhaC/HecB family hemolysin secretion/activation protein has protein sequence MCRSIGTIRRRRAALAAVLGLLAAVVSGGQSSGDDPAASPPEYRVTAFSLSYIRQSVAAPTIEQMAAVVVPLSIVNGAYAAPQPDQEVIAIPFADLGRTGVDRFRADALQAISQALVGELRRRSFISVFAAPDPEQIDEQGVDHRPDGETTLRYLVLVGVVTEVRTIASGDRVPEQERVNHPVHERIRRDSPIQPAGQSAADDRYDVIRKDLLDAYVHRLSRHPGRRVDVALGPSGEPGGVTLDYLISENRPLMLYAQVSNTGTSQTGYWRQRLGLVHHQVTNRDDILSFDYATAGFDDSHAASMSYEGPLTDRGDVRWRAYGSWSQYRASEIGLFDDRFRGETWSVGAEVAATIHQRRELFIDFVAGARFDEYHVRNDGFAIDALENFITPYVGVRLERVSETFATHASAMFEFQQEWFSSVDDDEIVGLGRVRPDGRWTVFQWNITHSFFLEPLLNRAAWEDPTTPESSTLAHEIVLAFRGQHSFNNRLIPQVQDVLGGLYTVRGYPESAVTGDSTVLASAEYRFHLPRALGLQPEPGRLFGQTFRFAPQTVYGRPDWDLVLKAFADVGWTDVNAPAAFERDEQLASIGLGVDLILGRNVQVRFDWGYVLSGLETARVEHGSNRAHLVVTFLF, from the coding sequence GTGTGCAGGAGCATCGGAACCATCCGACGACGACGGGCCGCCCTGGCCGCGGTGCTCGGCCTGTTGGCCGCTGTGGTCTCGGGCGGGCAATCGAGCGGTGACGATCCGGCTGCTTCGCCGCCGGAGTACCGGGTGACGGCGTTCTCGTTGTCGTACATCCGCCAGAGCGTGGCGGCGCCGACGATCGAACAGATGGCCGCTGTCGTGGTGCCGCTTTCGATCGTGAATGGCGCCTACGCGGCGCCGCAGCCGGATCAGGAGGTGATCGCGATCCCCTTCGCCGATCTGGGGCGGACGGGCGTGGACCGCTTCCGGGCCGACGCGCTGCAGGCGATCAGTCAGGCCCTGGTGGGCGAACTGCGGCGGCGCAGCTTCATCAGCGTCTTCGCCGCGCCAGACCCGGAGCAGATTGACGAGCAGGGTGTCGATCATCGACCCGACGGGGAGACCACGCTGCGATACCTGGTGCTGGTGGGCGTGGTGACTGAGGTGCGCACGATCGCCTCGGGCGACCGCGTGCCGGAGCAGGAACGGGTCAATCACCCGGTTCACGAACGGATCCGGCGCGACTCCCCGATCCAGCCGGCGGGTCAATCCGCGGCGGACGATCGCTACGACGTGATCCGCAAGGATCTGCTGGATGCGTACGTCCATCGGCTCAGCCGCCATCCGGGGCGGCGCGTTGATGTGGCCCTTGGTCCGTCCGGCGAGCCGGGCGGGGTGACGCTGGACTACCTCATCAGTGAGAACAGGCCGCTCATGCTCTACGCGCAGGTGTCCAACACCGGCACCTCGCAGACGGGCTACTGGCGTCAGCGATTGGGGCTGGTGCATCACCAGGTGACGAACCGGGACGACATTCTCTCCTTCGACTACGCCACGGCCGGGTTTGACGACTCGCACGCCGCGTCGATGTCGTACGAGGGGCCGCTCACGGACCGCGGCGACGTGCGATGGCGGGCGTACGGCTCGTGGAGCCAGTACCGCGCCTCGGAGATCGGGCTGTTCGACGACCGTTTCCGCGGCGAAACGTGGTCAGTCGGGGCGGAAGTTGCGGCGACCATCCACCAGCGGCGCGAACTGTTCATCGACTTCGTGGCGGGGGCCAGGTTCGACGAGTACCACGTGCGCAACGATGGCTTCGCCATCGACGCGCTGGAGAACTTCATCACGCCGTACGTCGGCGTACGCCTGGAGCGCGTCAGCGAGACGTTCGCCACGCACGCCTCGGCGATGTTCGAGTTTCAGCAGGAGTGGTTCTCGTCGGTCGATGATGACGAGATCGTGGGGCTGGGCCGGGTGCGCCCGGATGGCCGCTGGACGGTCTTCCAGTGGAACATCACGCACTCATTCTTCCTGGAGCCGCTTCTCAACCGCGCCGCGTGGGAAGACCCGACCACGCCCGAGTCGTCCACCCTGGCGCATGAGATCGTGCTCGCCTTTCGCGGGCAGCACTCGTTCAACAACCGGCTGATTCCGCAGGTTCAGGACGTGCTGGGCGGGTTGTACACGGTGCGCGGCTACCCGGAGTCGGCGGTCACCGGCGACAGCACCGTGCTGGCCAGTGCGGAGTACCGCTTCCACCTGCCCCGCGCCCTGGGGCTCCAGCCGGAGCCGGGTCGGCTGTTCGGGCAAACCTTCCGCTTTGCGCCGCAGACGGTGTACGGCCGCCCGGACTGGGATCTCGTCCTCAAGGCCTTCGCGGACGTGGGATGGACGGACGTGAACGCTCCGGCGGCATTTGAACGCGATGAGCAGTTGGCGTCGATCGGGCTTGGGGTAGATTTGATTCTGGGACGGAACGTGCAGGTTCGCTTCGACTGGGGCTACGTGCTCTCCGGGCTCGAGACGGCCCGCGTCGAGCATGGGTCCAACCGGGCGCACCTGGTGGTCACGTTCCTGTTCTGA